Proteins from a genomic interval of Caulobacter sp. NIBR1757:
- the ccmI gene encoding c-type cytochrome biogenesis protein CcmI: MILWMVLTLLVALAVVGLVIPLARPRKAVDAAATPTGILADQLSELDAQAAAGTVTADEAARLRLEIERRMLAEAKGPDAPARPLSEKSLLRLAFGLAAVVAIGATGLYAVMGKPEIASANAAAAKAPDGTAAPPPDHPGGDIPAMIAQLQAQVARNPNDAEGWRMLGWSYFQTGQFSESAEAYDKAATNDPANPEHRSAQGESLVQAAGGQITPAASAAFRQALKLDPNDPRARYFLAVEKDQAGDQAGAMADWIALINAAPEGAPWVGEVRNFVEDLARERGVDLTGRLKPVSGGAAPRGPSADDIAAAQTMTPDDQQQMIRGMVEGLEGRLQEQPRDAEGWIRLMRARMVLGEPAAASRALKQGRAAFAGSPAEQARISEAAKGLKVPGA; encoded by the coding sequence ATGATTCTCTGGATGGTCCTCACCCTGCTGGTCGCCCTGGCTGTCGTCGGCCTGGTCATCCCGCTGGCCCGGCCGCGTAAGGCGGTCGACGCCGCCGCCACCCCGACCGGCATCCTCGCCGACCAGCTCAGCGAGCTCGACGCCCAGGCGGCCGCTGGAACCGTCACCGCCGACGAGGCGGCCCGGCTTAGGCTGGAGATCGAGCGCCGCATGCTGGCCGAGGCCAAGGGCCCCGACGCCCCCGCGCGGCCCCTGAGCGAAAAGTCCCTGCTGCGGCTCGCCTTCGGCCTGGCCGCCGTCGTCGCCATCGGGGCCACTGGCCTCTATGCGGTGATGGGCAAGCCCGAAATCGCCTCTGCCAACGCCGCCGCCGCCAAGGCGCCCGACGGTACGGCGGCGCCGCCGCCCGACCATCCGGGCGGCGACATCCCGGCCATGATCGCCCAACTGCAGGCCCAGGTCGCCCGCAATCCGAACGACGCCGAAGGCTGGCGCATGCTCGGCTGGTCCTACTTCCAGACCGGTCAGTTCAGCGAGTCGGCGGAGGCCTACGACAAGGCGGCGACCAACGATCCCGCCAATCCCGAACACCGCTCGGCCCAGGGCGAGTCCCTGGTCCAGGCCGCCGGCGGCCAGATTACCCCCGCCGCCTCCGCCGCCTTCCGGCAAGCCCTCAAGCTCGATCCGAACGATCCCCGCGCCCGCTACTTCCTGGCCGTCGAGAAGGACCAGGCCGGCGACCAGGCCGGGGCCATGGCCGACTGGATCGCCCTGATCAACGCCGCTCCCGAGGGCGCCCCCTGGGTGGGCGAAGTCCGCAACTTCGTCGAGGACCTGGCCCGCGAACGGGGCGTGGACCTGACCGGCCGGCTGAAGCCGGTCAGCGGAGGCGCCGCCCCGCGCGGCCCGTCCGCCGACGACATCGCAGCGGCGCAGACGATGACCCCGGACGACCAGCAACAGATGATCCGCGGCATGGTCGAGGGCCTCGAAGGCCGTCTTCAGGAACAGCCCCGCGACGCCGAAGGCTGGATCCGCCTGATGCGGGCGCGGATGGTTCTGGGCGAACCAGCGGCGGCATCGCGGGCGTTGAAGCAGGGCCGCGCGGCCTTCGCCGGTTCGCCTGCCGAGCAGGCGAGGATCAGCGAGGCGGCGAAGGGGTTGAAGGTGCCGGGGGCGTAA
- a CDS encoding cytochrome c-type biogenesis protein, which produces MKRLLALILALTVVAGPALAVLPEEQLKDPVLEARARHLSKELRCVVCQNQTIDDSDAPLAADLRAILRERLTAGDTDEQAKAYLVQRYGDFVLLKPPINPATLFLWFGPALLLLGGAFGVWRYWRGRSVVAPAPLDPDEQARLKALLSETS; this is translated from the coding sequence ATGAAACGGCTCCTTGCCCTTATCCTCGCCTTGACCGTCGTCGCCGGTCCGGCCCTCGCGGTTCTGCCCGAAGAACAGCTCAAGGATCCGGTCCTCGAGGCCCGCGCCCGGCATCTGTCCAAAGAACTGCGCTGCGTCGTCTGCCAGAACCAGACCATTGACGACTCCGACGCCCCCCTGGCCGCCGATCTGCGCGCCATCCTGCGCGAGCGGCTGACGGCCGGCGACACCGACGAGCAGGCCAAGGCCTATCTCGTCCAGCGCTACGGCGACTTCGTGCTGCTCAAACCGCCGATCAACCCCGCCACCCTGTTCCTGTGGTTCGGCCCGGCCCTGCTGCTGCTCGGCGGCGCCTTCGGAGTCTGGCGCTACTGGCGCGGACGGTCGGTCGTCGCGCCTGCCCCCCTCGACCCGGATGAACAGGCCCGGCTCAAAGCCCTGCTGAGTGAGACGTCATGA
- a CDS encoding aldehyde dehydrogenase family protein — translation MPLKDSYPLYLANEALSPNQDLEVTDKYTGKVATRVAMASPALIDQAIAAAVEATGPMARMAAYERQAVLAHCVTRFSERQDELAEALCIEAGKPIRDSRGEVTRLIDTFRIAAEESVRMTGEVQPLDISARARGYQGMWKRVPIGPCSFISPFNFPLNLAAHKIAPAIAVGCPFVMKPASRTPLGALIIGEVLSETDLPKGAFSILPATRDGADLFTTDERLKLLSFTGSPEVGWGLKAKAGKKKVVLELGGNAAVIVDADTDIDDAVERIVFGAFYQSGQSCIGVQRIIVHEAVYDAFKRALVKKTKALVMGDPRQEETFIGPMIDVGEARRLEGWIEDAAAAGATLLCGGKRDGAMLEATLLEDVPRGLKLREEEAFGPVAILSRFSDFKAALAEVNDSRFGLQAGVFSRDIHKAMAAWDELEVGGVLINDVPSYRVDNMPYGGVKDSGLGREGVRFAMEDMTEIRNLVIRRAAI, via the coding sequence ATGCCGCTGAAGGATTCCTATCCGCTGTACCTGGCCAATGAGGCGCTGAGCCCCAACCAGGACCTCGAGGTCACCGACAAGTACACCGGCAAGGTGGCGACGCGGGTGGCCATGGCCAGCCCGGCGCTGATCGACCAGGCGATCGCGGCGGCCGTCGAGGCGACCGGCCCCATGGCGCGCATGGCGGCCTATGAGCGCCAGGCAGTGCTGGCCCACTGCGTGACGCGCTTCAGCGAGCGGCAGGACGAGCTGGCCGAGGCCCTGTGCATCGAGGCCGGCAAGCCGATCCGTGACAGCCGGGGCGAGGTCACCCGCCTGATCGACACCTTCCGCATCGCCGCCGAAGAGAGCGTGCGAATGACCGGCGAGGTGCAGCCGCTGGACATCTCGGCCCGGGCCCGCGGCTATCAGGGCATGTGGAAGCGGGTTCCGATCGGGCCCTGCAGCTTCATCTCGCCCTTCAACTTCCCGCTCAACCTGGCGGCCCACAAGATCGCCCCGGCCATCGCGGTGGGCTGTCCCTTCGTCATGAAGCCGGCCAGCCGCACGCCGCTGGGGGCGCTGATCATCGGCGAGGTGCTGAGCGAGACCGATTTGCCGAAGGGGGCCTTCTCGATCCTGCCGGCGACGCGGGACGGGGCCGACCTGTTCACCACCGACGAGCGGCTGAAACTGCTGAGCTTCACCGGCTCGCCGGAGGTGGGCTGGGGCCTGAAGGCCAAGGCCGGCAAGAAGAAGGTGGTGCTGGAGCTGGGCGGCAACGCGGCGGTGATCGTCGATGCGGATACAGACATTGACGACGCGGTGGAGCGGATCGTGTTCGGGGCCTTCTACCAGTCGGGCCAGAGCTGCATCGGGGTGCAGCGGATCATCGTCCATGAGGCCGTCTATGACGCCTTCAAGCGGGCGCTGGTGAAGAAGACCAAGGCGCTGGTGATGGGCGATCCGCGCCAGGAAGAGACCTTCATCGGGCCGATGATCGACGTTGGCGAGGCCCGGCGGCTGGAGGGCTGGATCGAGGACGCGGCGGCGGCCGGCGCGACCCTGCTGTGCGGCGGCAAACGCGACGGGGCGATGCTGGAGGCGACCCTGCTGGAGGACGTGCCGCGCGGTTTGAAGTTGCGCGAGGAGGAGGCGTTCGGGCCGGTGGCTATTCTGTCCAGGTTCAGCGACTTCAAGGCGGCGCTGGCCGAGGTCAACGACAGCCGCTTCGGTCTGCAGGCCGGGGTCTTCAGCCGCGACATCCACAAGGCCATGGCCGCCTGGGACGAACTGGAGGTCGGCGGGGTGCTGATCAACGACGTGCCGAGCTACCGGGTCGACAACATGCCCTACGGCGGGGTGAAGGACTCGGGGCTGGGGCGCGAGGGGGTGCGGTTCGCCATGGAGGACATGACGGAGATCCGGAACCTGGTGATCCGGCGGGCGGCGATCTAG
- a CDS encoding tyrosinase family protein, producing the protein MAIHRRAALAGIIGAGLAGVDLSMAQAVRLRRPVSSLAANDPDLAALRRAIPLMKSAGVWQQQIALHADMRQRHHSSWRFLPWHRLQLVWFERQVARFSGKANFALPYWDWDDDRMPAIVSSDPSFAMRRDAAPGDSLRAFMQRNGQRFQGRITDDFSTFFGRARNVGTPAQGGYSGSAEWSGHNMIHGFVGGDMGRLDRAPNDPLFWMHHCNIDRIWTLWHSKNSDGLYPKPWRDEQFSGFIDTRGRLAPTVDAASTMRTTNFGYDYPFDMTPPIVFAAAPMRMVKQETINLAGDIRTPQTALVTIPAEAIGATEAVTTGFIEVKPDPDAASVIRIRVLADGQEVDTDSLFLVPSGACESRQGLRISLDGAWNGAARRMRTIELTVTPLDGRGTATATSLLSVIVDAELTWKQ; encoded by the coding sequence ATGGCCATTCATCGGCGGGCGGCGCTTGCCGGCATCATCGGGGCGGGACTGGCGGGGGTGGACCTGTCCATGGCCCAGGCGGTGCGCCTGAGGCGGCCGGTCTCCAGCCTGGCGGCCAATGACCCGGACCTGGCGGCCCTGCGGCGGGCCATTCCGCTGATGAAGTCGGCGGGGGTCTGGCAACAGCAGATCGCCCTGCACGCCGACATGCGCCAGCGCCACCATTCGTCCTGGCGCTTCCTGCCCTGGCACCGGCTGCAGCTGGTCTGGTTCGAGCGGCAGGTGGCGCGGTTCAGCGGCAAGGCCAACTTCGCCCTGCCCTACTGGGACTGGGATGACGACCGGATGCCGGCCATCGTCTCGTCCGATCCCTCGTTCGCCATGCGGCGGGACGCGGCCCCGGGCGACAGCCTGCGGGCCTTCATGCAGCGCAACGGCCAGCGCTTCCAGGGCCGCATCACCGACGACTTCTCCACCTTCTTCGGCCGGGCCCGCAATGTCGGGACGCCGGCCCAGGGCGGCTATTCCGGCTCGGCCGAGTGGAGCGGCCACAACATGATCCACGGCTTCGTCGGCGGCGACATGGGCCGGCTGGACCGGGCCCCGAACGATCCACTCTTCTGGATGCACCACTGCAACATCGACCGCATCTGGACGCTCTGGCATTCCAAGAACAGCGACGGCCTCTATCCCAAGCCCTGGCGCGACGAGCAGTTCAGCGGCTTCATCGACACACGCGGGCGCCTGGCCCCGACGGTCGACGCGGCCTCGACCATGCGGACCACCAACTTCGGCTACGACTATCCCTTCGACATGACGCCGCCGATCGTCTTCGCCGCCGCCCCGATGCGGATGGTGAAGCAGGAGACCATCAACCTGGCCGGCGACATCCGGACCCCGCAGACGGCCCTGGTCACCATCCCGGCCGAGGCCATCGGGGCGACCGAGGCGGTGACGACCGGCTTCATCGAGGTGAAGCCCGATCCCGACGCCGCGTCGGTGATCCGCATCCGGGTGCTGGCCGACGGCCAGGAGGTCGATACCGATTCGCTGTTCCTGGTGCCGTCGGGCGCCTGCGAGTCGCGGCAGGGCCTGCGCATCAGCCTGGACGGGGCCTGGAACGGAGCGGCGCGCCGGATGCGGACGATCGAGCTGACCGTGACGCCGCTGGACGGACGAGGGACGGCCACGGCCACCAGCCTGCTGTCCGTCATCGTCGACGCCGAGCTGACCTGGAAACAGTAA
- a CDS encoding heme lyase CcmF/NrfE family subunit, with amino-acid sequence MSAEIGQFALILAFALALVQSAVTMWGAHRRDDALMGLGRMAALLQLLFVLIAFAAIAWGYATLDFSVELVARHSHTTQPLAYRLAATWGSHEGSMVLWILILALHGGALAVFGRTLRATFLARVLGVQGLLGAAFLGFSLLTSNPFARLSPAPLEGTELNPLLQDPGLISHPPLLYLGYVGFSVAFAFAVAALIEGRVDAAWARWVRPWVLFAWTSLTLGIALGSHWAYYELGWGGWWFWDPVENASLMPWLMGTALLHSALVLEKRGALISWTLLLSILTFSLSLIGTFLVRSGILNSVHAFAVDSARGAYVLAFCVAATGGALALYAWRAPAMRTGAIFGPISKEAGITLNNLVLVVATATVFLGTFYPLLYPLIAGGATITVGPPFFNLIFLPLFAILLTLVGFGPLLHWKRDQVKAILIRLRWPLGLFVIALLAGTFAFGLARTLAAFGIALGVWLIAAGGLLLVRRWGIGSKTAAASWTLVRTTPVAVWAVALAHAGLGVTCIGITAMGGFEANKVLRMGPGDQVEFAGRTVILDSLGQVIGPNYQADQGVFRIIGGRGPRQLISERRFYPSSQTQTIEAAIGPSLVGNLYISVGDRDEAGKAVIRLWNHPFVGWIWGGSILMALGGLISLSDRRLRLGAPQRSRVKAGRKTAGAAA; translated from the coding sequence ATGAGCGCCGAAATCGGCCAGTTCGCCCTGATCCTCGCCTTCGCGCTGGCGCTGGTGCAGTCGGCCGTGACGATGTGGGGGGCGCATCGGCGCGATGACGCCCTGATGGGGCTGGGCCGAATGGCCGCCCTGCTGCAGCTGCTGTTCGTGCTCATTGCCTTCGCGGCCATCGCCTGGGGCTATGCGACACTCGACTTCTCGGTCGAGCTGGTCGCCCGCCACAGCCATACGACCCAGCCGCTGGCCTACCGCCTGGCCGCCACCTGGGGCAGCCACGAGGGCTCGATGGTGCTGTGGATCCTGATCCTGGCTCTGCATGGCGGGGCGCTGGCCGTCTTCGGACGCACCCTGCGGGCGACCTTCCTCGCCCGCGTGCTCGGCGTCCAGGGGCTGCTCGGGGCCGCCTTCCTCGGCTTTTCGCTGCTCACTTCCAATCCCTTCGCGCGCCTGAGCCCGGCGCCCCTCGAAGGGACAGAGCTCAATCCGCTGCTGCAGGACCCCGGGCTGATCAGCCATCCGCCGTTGCTCTACCTCGGCTATGTCGGCTTCAGCGTCGCCTTCGCCTTCGCCGTCGCCGCCCTGATCGAGGGCCGGGTCGACGCCGCCTGGGCCCGGTGGGTCAGGCCCTGGGTGCTGTTCGCCTGGACCTCCCTGACCCTCGGCATCGCGCTGGGCAGTCACTGGGCCTATTACGAGCTCGGCTGGGGCGGCTGGTGGTTCTGGGATCCGGTCGAGAACGCTTCCCTGATGCCCTGGCTGATGGGCACGGCCCTGCTGCACAGCGCCCTGGTGCTGGAAAAGCGCGGCGCCCTGATCAGCTGGACGCTGCTGCTCTCCATTCTGACCTTCTCCCTGAGCCTGATCGGCACCTTCCTTGTGCGCTCGGGAATCCTCAACAGCGTCCACGCCTTCGCCGTCGACAGCGCTCGCGGCGCTTACGTCCTGGCCTTCTGCGTCGCCGCCACCGGCGGGGCCCTGGCCCTCTACGCCTGGCGGGCCCCGGCCATGCGCACCGGCGCCATCTTCGGCCCCATCTCCAAGGAGGCGGGGATCACCCTCAACAACCTGGTGCTGGTGGTGGCGACGGCCACCGTCTTCCTCGGCACCTTCTATCCGCTGCTCTACCCGCTGATCGCGGGTGGGGCGACGATCACCGTCGGCCCGCCCTTCTTCAACCTGATCTTCCTGCCGCTGTTCGCCATCCTGCTGACCCTGGTCGGCTTCGGCCCGCTGCTGCACTGGAAGCGGGATCAGGTGAAGGCCATCCTCATCCGCCTGCGCTGGCCGCTTGGCCTGTTCGTCATCGCCCTCCTCGCCGGGACCTTCGCCTTCGGCCTGGCCAGGACCCTGGCCGCCTTTGGCATCGCGCTCGGCGTCTGGCTGATCGCCGCCGGCGGCCTGCTGCTGGTCCGCCGCTGGGGGATCGGTTCGAAGACCGCCGCCGCCAGTTGGACCCTGGTCCGCACCACCCCCGTCGCCGTCTGGGCCGTGGCCCTGGCCCATGCAGGCCTCGGCGTCACCTGCATCGGCATCACCGCCATGGGCGGCTTCGAAGCCAACAAGGTGCTGCGCATGGGCCCCGGCGACCAGGTCGAGTTCGCCGGCCGCACCGTCATCCTCGACAGCCTGGGCCAGGTCATCGGCCCCAACTACCAGGCCGATCAGGGCGTCTTCCGCATCATCGGCGGACGCGGCCCGAGGCAGCTGATCTCCGAGCGCCGCTTCTATCCCTCCAGCCAGACCCAGACCATCGAGGCGGCCATCGGGCCCTCACTGGTCGGCAACCTCTACATTTCGGTCGGTGATCGGGACGAGGCGGGCAAGGCCGTCATCCGCCTGTGGAACCACCCCTTCGTCGGCTGGATCTGGGGCGGCTCGATCCTGATGGCGCTCGGCGGCCTGATCTCGCTCAGTGACCGCCGCCTGCGCCTCGGGGCCCCGCAACGCTCCAGGGTGAAGGCGGGCCGCAAGACCGCCGGTGCCGCCGCATGA
- a CDS encoding peptidoglycan-binding domain-containing protein translates to MGRSKLLGGVALGATLLALSAGGAMAGGPGGDFPPNAVPGKCYEKVLIPPSYESYTEQIVDSPARVETRVIPAVYGEEVQQVLVREERVEYITLPATYRTVTETIILKAASVRTETVAAVYETITERVMVREAHYEWRRGVPKDQRPSDPNHYKVLSTGEVLCLVEVPAEYSTVTRKVLRTPERTVEIQVPAETQVVTRQVIDQDARVEKRVIPAEYRSVRVRVVVTKERVETYTIPAIYKTVTKQRMVSDTSFQWREIVCADKASYSAPPSGYAPPPPPSSYPKPPKSYPKPPPAPPSGGGYGRDCIDNCSAPQAGGLYGADAAPRPYAEAGGAQQVRLTPQLVRDMQSALGLRGYYTGPRDGQLSAPTRAALSRFQSDRKLAGGVTTETLLALGVGLP, encoded by the coding sequence ATGGGCAGGTCGAAACTTTTGGGTGGCGTGGCGCTGGGCGCGACGCTGCTGGCGCTTTCCGCGGGCGGCGCGATGGCCGGCGGACCGGGCGGCGACTTCCCGCCGAACGCCGTGCCGGGCAAGTGCTACGAGAAGGTGCTGATCCCGCCGTCCTACGAGAGCTACACCGAGCAGATCGTCGACAGCCCGGCGCGGGTCGAGACCCGGGTCATCCCGGCCGTCTACGGCGAGGAAGTGCAGCAGGTGCTGGTCCGCGAAGAGCGGGTCGAATACATCACCCTGCCGGCCACCTATCGCACGGTGACCGAGACCATCATCCTCAAGGCCGCCAGCGTGCGCACCGAAACGGTGGCCGCCGTCTATGAGACCATCACCGAGCGGGTCATGGTTCGCGAGGCCCACTACGAGTGGCGCCGCGGGGTGCCGAAGGACCAGCGGCCGAGCGATCCCAACCACTACAAGGTGCTGTCCACCGGCGAGGTGCTCTGCCTGGTCGAGGTGCCGGCCGAGTATTCCACCGTCACCCGCAAGGTGCTGCGCACCCCCGAACGTACGGTCGAGATCCAGGTGCCGGCCGAGACGCAGGTGGTCACCCGGCAGGTCATCGACCAGGACGCCCGGGTCGAGAAGCGCGTTATTCCGGCCGAGTACCGCTCGGTCCGCGTGCGGGTCGTGGTCACCAAGGAGCGGGTCGAGACCTACACCATCCCGGCCATCTACAAGACGGTGACCAAGCAGCGGATGGTGTCCGACACCAGCTTCCAGTGGCGCGAGATCGTCTGTGCCGACAAGGCCAGCTACTCGGCGCCGCCGTCGGGTTACGCTCCGCCCCCGCCGCCGTCGTCCTATCCCAAGCCGCCGAAATCCTATCCGAAGCCGCCGCCGGCGCCGCCGTCGGGTGGTGGTTACGGCCGCGACTGCATCGACAACTGCTCGGCGCCTCAGGCGGGCGGCCTCTACGGCGCCGACGCCGCGCCCCGGCCCTACGCCGAGGCCGGCGGCGCCCAGCAGGTGCGGCTCACCCCGCAGCTGGTTCGGGACATGCAGTCGGCGCTCGGCCTGCGCGGCTACTACACCGGTCCCCGTGACGGCCAGCTGAGCGCGCCGACCCGGGCGGCCCTCAGCCGCTTCCAGTCCGATCGCAAGCTGGCGGGCGGGGTCACCACGGAGACCCTGCTGGCCCTCGGCGTCGGCCTGCCCTAG
- a CDS encoding DsbE family thiol:disulfide interchange protein — protein sequence MRRLAFIVPVVVFLGIAAVMAIGLGRDPKILPSMLIGKPLPAFNLPDVRTGTGGRGLASSDFEGKPGLINVFASWCVSCRIEHPFLMRLKAEGVSIHGLNWKDKGDAGARWLTQFGDPYDRVGYDPTGRTGINLGVTGAPETFVIDKKGVVRYRHVGPVDPETWTTTLKPLLDKLEAEA from the coding sequence ATGAGGCGCCTGGCCTTCATCGTCCCGGTCGTTGTCTTCCTGGGCATCGCCGCCGTCATGGCCATCGGTCTCGGCCGCGATCCGAAGATCCTGCCCTCCATGCTGATCGGCAAGCCGTTGCCAGCCTTCAACCTGCCCGACGTCCGCACCGGAACCGGCGGCCGCGGCCTTGCGAGCAGCGACTTCGAGGGCAAGCCCGGTCTGATCAACGTCTTCGCCAGTTGGTGCGTCTCCTGCCGCATCGAGCACCCCTTCCTGATGCGGCTGAAGGCCGAGGGCGTCTCGATCCACGGCCTCAACTGGAAGGACAAGGGCGACGCCGGGGCCCGCTGGCTGACCCAGTTCGGCGACCCCTACGATCGCGTCGGCTATGACCCGACCGGCCGAACCGGCATCAATCTGGGCGTCACTGGCGCGCCGGAGACCTTCGTCATCGATAAGAAGGGTGTGGTCCGCTACCGCCACGTCGGCCCCGTCGATCCCGAAACCTGGACCACCACCCTGAAGCCCCTGCTCGACAAGCTGGAGGCCGAAGCATGA
- a CDS encoding aromatic ring-hydroxylating dioxygenase subunit alpha, translating into MSAAQPLHPDTNPDLANLGLPGWIYHDADFFEAEKAAVFRTSWQIVCHLSDIPQAGDFHTLDFLGESLVVVRGDDDKVRAFHNVCRHRASRVVDGPSGNCGVRMTCPYHAWSYDLRGRLAGVPHAKAFGDFDRAAHNLTPVEHEVCLGFVFVRLEGGLPSVREMLGDYYFELEHYRMDELQPLGRVTLRERDVNWKNVSDNYSDSLHITVAHPGLTRLFGVGYGLEAGPWCDKMWGALRSSPSDSWSERAYQRFLPDVDHLPADRKRLWTYFKLWPNVAFDVYPDQIDFMQFLPVSPTKTLLREIAYVLPDDRREMKAARYLNWRINRLVNIEDKALIERVQAGMASSSYAMGPLSENEVALKSFARRMRMLIPQSRLGSAPAKGWAR; encoded by the coding sequence ATGAGCGCCGCCCAGCCCCTGCATCCCGACACCAACCCGGACCTTGCCAATCTCGGCCTGCCGGGCTGGATCTATCACGACGCCGACTTCTTCGAGGCCGAGAAGGCGGCGGTGTTTCGCACCAGCTGGCAGATCGTCTGCCACCTGTCGGACATCCCGCAGGCCGGCGATTTCCACACTCTCGATTTCCTCGGCGAGAGCCTGGTCGTGGTGCGCGGCGACGACGACAAGGTTCGCGCCTTCCATAACGTCTGCCGTCACCGCGCCTCGCGGGTGGTCGATGGGCCGAGCGGCAACTGCGGCGTCCGCATGACCTGCCCCTACCACGCCTGGAGCTACGACCTGCGCGGCCGCCTGGCCGGGGTGCCGCATGCCAAGGCCTTCGGCGACTTCGACCGCGCCGCCCACAACCTGACCCCCGTCGAGCACGAGGTCTGCCTGGGCTTCGTCTTCGTGCGGCTTGAGGGCGGCCTGCCCAGCGTGCGCGAGATGCTCGGCGACTACTATTTCGAGCTCGAACACTACCGCATGGACGAGCTCCAACCCCTCGGCCGGGTCACCCTGCGCGAGCGGGACGTCAACTGGAAGAACGTCTCCGACAACTACTCCGACAGCCTGCACATCACCGTCGCCCACCCGGGCCTGACCCGGCTGTTCGGCGTCGGCTACGGACTGGAAGCGGGTCCCTGGTGCGACAAGATGTGGGGCGCCCTGCGCTCCAGCCCGTCGGACAGCTGGTCCGAGCGGGCCTACCAGCGCTTCCTGCCCGACGTCGATCACCTGCCGGCCGACCGCAAGCGGCTGTGGACCTATTTCAAGCTCTGGCCGAACGTCGCCTTCGACGTCTATCCCGACCAGATCGACTTCATGCAGTTCCTGCCGGTGTCGCCGACGAAGACGCTGTTGCGCGAGATCGCCTATGTCCTGCCTGACGATCGGCGTGAGATGAAGGCGGCCCGCTACCTCAACTGGCGCATCAACCGGCTGGTCAACATCGAGGACAAGGCGCTGATCGAACGGGTCCAGGCGGGGATGGCCTCGTCGAGCTACGCCATGGGCCCGCTCAGCGAGAACGAGGTGGCGCTGAAGAGCTTCGCCCGGCGGATGCGGATGTTGATTCCGCAGAGCCGACTGGGCAGTGCGCCTGCCAAGGGTTGGGCGCGCTAA